The stretch of DNA GAATCCGGGTTCTGGAAGGCACCGTCGAACGTCAAAAACTATTGATTCCGGAAACCATTGAATGCAGTGCCGTTGAAGCTGCCGTGCTGTGTGAACATGAAGATTTACTCAGAGAAATCGGGTTCGAAGTTCAGGAATTCGGTGGTACCACTGTGCTGCTGGAGTCGCATCCGGTCCTGATTCCTCAGGGAAACTTCGTGGGGGTTCTTAAAGATTTTGCAGAGCAGCTGGAGAAATCAGACGGGAAAACGTCTCGTCGCGATCTGCTGGATCGCATGTTGCACACGATGGCCTGTCGAGCGGCAATCAAAGCCGGCCGACGGCTGACTCCGGAAGAAATGCACGAACTATTGCATCAAAGACATTTGGTCGCCGATTCTCATCATTGTCCGCATGGTCGCCCGACGGCAATGAAACTGACGCGAAAAATGCTGGATCGTCAGTTCGGTCGCCTCGGATGAAGCGGGGCATGGCAGACATTGTCTATGTGGGTTTGACGGCAGAGGAGCGGATCGGACGTTTTTTGGGTGGTCGGTTTCACGATGTTGTCTTCAGGGGCCGAATGATTTTCGGAGTTCCGGCTCACCGAAAAGTTCAGTTCGCAGTCAGTTGCGGCGATGTTTCATAAGGAAACCTGAGTTGGTTTGCTGGTGAGTTGACAGAAGCGTTTTAGCAGCCAGTCTGATTTCTAACCTGCGGGAATCAGGGAATCCCGAACGTCACCAAAAGGAAATTACCAACCGGCCATTGCAATGGAACGTTATGTCCAGTGTGATTGCGTTCTTAAACCACGAAAACTTGCCCCGACACCGACTGTCGGGGAATCACGACTGTTGACAGAACATGATTTGTGTAAGCGTAGGACGAACCCGGCACGCCTCAATGAGGGCTCAGCACGAAGAGCTGGCGGAACAGAAGGCTGAACTTGTCGAACTCCGTCTCGACTGGATGCACACGCGCCCTGATGTTGGCAGGTTGCTCAGAGATCGTCCGACTCCTGTTGTGATTACCTGTCGCCGTCAGCAGGATCGAGGCCAGTGGACAGGAACTGAGGAACAGAGGCGGTCGATTCTTCGTGAAGCCATTGCGCTGGGTGCGGAGTATGTCGATCTGGAAATTGACATTGCCGGCAGTGTCGAACGTTACGGTGATACTCAGCGGATTGTCAGCTTTCACAATTTTGAAGAAACACCGCCGGACCTGCATCAGATTTATTCTGAGATGACGAAGTGTGATCCTGATGTGATCAAAATCGTCACCATGGCAAATTCTCAGGAAGACAACGTCCGTATGCTGCAGCTTGTGCAGCAGGCAACCGTTCCCACTGTGGGATTCTGTATGGGAGAATTTGGAATTGCCAGTCGACTGCTTTGTGGAAAATTCGGGTCGCCATTCACATATGCCGGCTTCAGTCGCAGTCGGGAAATGGCGCCGGGGCAGTTGACGTTCGCTGAAGTCCGTAACATGTATCGATTTAACAGGATCACCGATCGTACACGGATTTTCGCAGTCGTAGGAGACCCCATCGCTCACAGTATGAGTCCGCTGCTGCATAACGCGGCCTTTCGCAAGGTGGGATACGACGCAGTCTACCTGCCGCTGCGGATTCCCGAGGGAGCTTTGGAAACCACGCTCAACGATCTGAATCCGTTGAACTTTAGCGGCTTCAGTGTCACGATTCCTCACAAACAGGAGGCCGTCCAGGTGGCTGATGTCCTGGATGCAGCGGTGGATGAAATTGGTGCGGCCAACACTCTGTTTAAACACGGGGCGGAGTGGCAGGCCACAAATACAGACTGCGATGCGATCGAACAAACCGTGATCGATGGACTGAAAAAACTGCCAAACCGGACACCGGAGATTGCGGATAAACGCGTACTCGTCCTGGGGGCGGGCGGGGCTGCCCGAGCGGCCGTGCAGGCCATGCTGCATCACGGGGCCCGAGTTGTGATTTCAAACCGCAGTCCGACACGTGGACAGCAGCTGGCAGGAGAAATGGAATGCATGTTCCTGCAGTGGGAAAATCGCAGTATCGAAGAGTACGACGTTCTGATCAACTGTACGCCGGTGGGGATGTATCCCGAGGTCGACGAAACTCCGTTTTTTGATCACTGGATGCGGGAATCAACGTTAGTGTTCGATACTGTTTACAATCCGGAAAATACACTGTTGCTGAAACAGGCGCGTGAGCGCGGATGTGTGACGGCCAGCGGTGTCGAAATGTTTGTCCGCCAGGCAGCTCGGCAGTTTGAGATCTTTACCGGGCAGGCTGCTCCGCGGGAATACATGGAAGAAACTATGCGGCGAGCCATGACTGTCGGAAGTCGCTGACGGAATGGACGTGCCATGGTCATCACCCTGATCGGATATCGAGGTTCCGGCAAATCCGTGGTCGCCGGACTGCTGGCCGATATGCTCGATCTGTCCTCGATTGACAGCGATGATGTCATTGAAGCCCGCGCCGGGCGTTCGATTGCTGAAATCTTTGCCCAGGATGGTGAGCCGGAATTTCGTCGAATCGAACAGGATGTGATTCGTGATCTTACCGGGCAGGATGCTCTGATCATCGCCGCCGGAGGGGGAGCGATTCTTGATCTGCAAAATCGTCAAAGAATGAAAGAATCGGGCCCGGTCGTGTGGCTGCAGGCCAGTGTTCCGCAGCTGGCCCGTCGCATCCGGCAGGATCAGTCCACGGCGAATCGACGCCCCAGTCTGACCGGGCAGTCGGTGGAGGATGAAATCGAAACCGTGCTGACAGTTCGATTTCCTCTCTACGCAGATGCCAGTACGATCAGAATCAACACGGACGGGCTGAGTCCGGATCAGGTTGCCACAGAAATCAGGAGCCAATTGTCGGCAGAGGGACGTTGTTCATGAATGACACCCATCTGATCGTGGTATTGACCGTGTTCACTGCCGGTTGTGTGGTCGGACGCTGGCTGTATCGATGTGTGCTGCGGTTTCCGGAACACTATCCACTCAAAGATCAACTCTTTTCGCTGTGCCACGAAGGCGACTGCCGATCCTGTCGATCAAAAGAAGCGGGCCTGCAGCATTTACCGCTGATCTCCTGGTTGCTGGACGGCCGCTGTCGAAAGTGTCGCCGAAAAATGGATCCACGCCGACCTCTGATGGAATTGCTTACCGGACTGTTACTGGCCTGGCTGTATTGGGTGGAAATTCCGGACTATACGGATCTGGTGGTACAGAACAGCGGACTGTGGACCAGGGAGCGACCGCCAGGCCCGGAAATCGTCAACAGCCTGTGGAGTCCTCTGTTCTGGCTGCACCTGCGTTACCTGGTTCATGCTGTGATGCTGTGCGGACTGATGGTGGCTACTGTGATTGATTTTGAACAGTGCATCATTCCCGACGGCTGTACGGTTCCGGCCATGATTTTTGCCGTGCTGTTGTCCTTTGCTGCGGGACAAACCTGGATCGTTCCACTGTGGTTCCAGGATACAAGTACCGCCAACGCAATACGTCGTTTCCTGCCGGAGGTACTGCAGGGCATTATTTTCGAATGGGATGCCGTCAAGTTCGCGATCGCGCATCCTCACTGGCACGGTCTGCTGGTCAGTCTGGCTGGATTACTGGCGGGAGCCGGAATTGTCTGGCTCGTTCGAGCCATCGGATTCTGGACACTCAAACAGGAAGCCATGGGCGATGGTGATGTGGTTCTGATGGCGCTCATTGGCAGTGTCGTCGGCTGGCAGCCTGTGCTGGTTGTGTTCATGATGGCCATCATACTTGGCGTGATCCCTGGACTTACCATGTCATGGTTACGACGAGATTCACAGGGGCCGGTTCATTTTCCATTCGGACCCTGGCTGAGTCTGGCTGCTCTGCTGCTGCTTTTGGCATGGCAAACGATCTGGCCGAATGCCAAAGCGATGTTCGATTTTGGGCTGGTCCTGATTCTGTTCGGCCTGACTGGATTTTTGGGCATGGCCGTGATGCTGCGGGTCGTCTATCTGGTCAAGTTCAGACTGGGTATTGCCGGACCGCAACTGGAGGCAGAAAATGACTGGTCATCCGCCGATCATCTGAATTACTACGGAGCCGAAAGACCCGATGAACAAACCGGACTATGGGCAATACCGCAATGGCCTGGTGGACGCTCGGGGCGTGGCCTCAAACACAACCACGACTGGCGAAACCCGAATCAGTGACTTGTCATCGGAGAACGCCGGCGCCCGGCCTGTTGTCGCATTGTTCAATTGGCAGAGAACAGGTTCCCGCGGCGTGTCAGGTTTGAAAGCAATAGCGGATCAGAACCGGGTGAAGTACTACAGTTGAGCTGGCCGAACGGCCTCGGTGTGGTGCTGTTGACAGGCGTTAAACATTGTCACCCGGTGGGGTGGGTTCAAACAATTGGTGTATGCAGTTACACTGGCAGTAGCGTGAGTCACCACACCTGTGACCATGCCTTCGTATCAGGGATTCTGATCACGGTAACCTTGAAATCAGCGACTGTGTGACAATTCACTGAAGTCACATGCCGGAGTGGTGGAATTGGCAGACACGCGGGATTCAAAATCCCGTGGGATTAATTTCCCGTGCGGGTTCGAGTCCCGCCTCCGGTAATGTTTTTGCTGATTCAATCGCTATCGCCTGTAGTGGCTTCTGCCGGGTGTCACCCGAAGTGTCACCTTGAGGGATCAAAAGTCCCGACAGCATTGCAGCCGTGCTGTCGGCATCAATATCGACATAGTACTTCTCGGTCGTACTCACACATTCGTGCCGCATCAGTTCCTTCAGGACCATCGGTGGCACCTTACGGGACCATCTCTGACCAAATGCCCGGCGAAGGTCATGAGCAGTTGCGTAGGACGCTTTATCGCCCTGCTGGTCAACTTTGACATTGGCCAGCCGTCCAAGATCTGCAATCTGCTTAGATGCCGTATCGATCCGTCGTGTGACCTGTAGCCGCTGGTGCAGCATATTGAACACGAACCCGGTACGTTGATCGATTGGGACCGCTTGAAGAAATACTGCGAAGTCTGGTGTGACAGGATAGACACGGTCTTTGCCGCCCTTCTCCGATTCGGCTGGAATCAGTAACTTCACATACTCCCCAGACATATCAACGCGGATTCCGTCAGCCCATTGGTCCCACGTCAGACACAACGCTTCACCAAGACGCAAACCAGACAACCATAGTCCCCTCATCAGCATCTTGACGCTGGCTTGTTGCGCCGTCGGCAGATGTTCGTTTATGGCATCCCACATCCGGTCAAATTCTTCACCCGTAACCGGTCGCCCTTTCATCAGTTTGACCTTGCGGGCTTTCTTCAGTTTCCGAAAACGCGGGACAGATGAGATCAGTTTTTCTTCAGCCGCCCAATTCATCGCAGCCTGAAGATGTCGGCAATAGCTTGCGACGGTCGTCGGTTTGCGTCCTGAATTGAGGAGTGCTGTTTGCAGTCGTGAAATCCACTGTGGTTGGATGCGACGCACATTGTCAGGCTTCATTGTCCGTTCGATGACGTTGAACGAAGCATTCACCTTTTCCAGCGTGCCAGGTGACAGATGCGACGCCACATAGTCTTCATAGGCTTCTCGGAATACATCCCAACGCAACCGGCTGTTTGTACTGCCCTGTCCGTTTTTCAGTTCAGACTGCCACTCACCAGCCGTTTTGACTGCTTCCCGCTTGCTGGCAGTCCTCGCTGATTTCTCAACCCGTTGACCAGTGACCGGGTCTGTGTATCGCAGGTAGAGATTTTTGCGACCACGATCGATGACGACCACATTAATTTCTTCGCTCACGATTGTTCATCTCCTGACATGAGTTCCGTGAATGCGAACCAGGAATCAGGATCGGCAGCGTGCCGAGTGATGAAAAGCGAGTGCAGGTTCTGATACCATGCGTCACAGCTCTCGATCCTTCTAACTCAAGGTTCGGGCGTTAGGTGAACTGGAAGTTGGTAGCTTCCAGTTCACTGTCTTCCCATACTTTCCCGGGTCGGGTAGTGGATTACAACCAATGCCAGGCAGATTTCAATTTTGCTTGCGTAATCTCCGCTGCCCGTTCCGTTTAACTGTGCCCGCGCTCACGCCCAGTTCATTCGCGACCGTGCCTGCTGTGATCAAAAGCTCAAGTTGAGCTTTTGAATTTCGGGGCCCCCCATGTTGCTTTTTCCGCCGGTTGTAAATCCGCCCACTCAGGATGCGAAAGTCTTCCGGGGACAGATTCCGCCACAACAGCGGAAGTTTTCAAGTTCTCATTTTGAGAACTTGACGCTCTTAGTCCTCCATGTTGCTTCTTCCGCCGGTTGTAAATCCTGCCGCTGAGTATCTTGAAGTCTTCCGGGGACAGATTCCGCCGACCTGCCTGGTTGCGGTCAATCCAGTCTGCTACCTGTTTGTGTCTACGTACATATAATTCAAAAGTCGCCAGGCAACGCACCTGGCGACGAGGAGCCAACGTTTACCTCCGACACCACCAGCACACTTGTGCGTCACGGCATCAAAGGCAGCAGTTGAATCAAACGGTGCCCTCAGCCGGTGCCAGATGGTGTTCAGATCCGACCACAGTTGAACTGTCGTGTGTGACCGGTTCTGTATCTGCTGAGGACTGGATAGCAACACAGCCATCAATTGTTCCGTTTGCCGTTGCCGTAGTCACCACCGGACGAATGTATCGTTCCCGTGGTTTTGTGACTTCCAGAACAGCGACCTTGTTGTCGTCGCTGGCCGTGTAGGCGACTGCAGTACCCGCAAGATCTGCAAACGACGAATTATCTGTCGATTGT from Fuerstiella sp. encodes:
- the aroE gene encoding shikimate dehydrogenase; this encodes MRAQHEELAEQKAELVELRLDWMHTRPDVGRLLRDRPTPVVITCRRQQDRGQWTGTEEQRRSILREAIALGAEYVDLEIDIAGSVERYGDTQRIVSFHNFEETPPDLHQIYSEMTKCDPDVIKIVTMANSQEDNVRMLQLVQQATVPTVGFCMGEFGIASRLLCGKFGSPFTYAGFSRSREMAPGQLTFAEVRNMYRFNRITDRTRIFAVVGDPIAHSMSPLLHNAAFRKVGYDAVYLPLRIPEGALETTLNDLNPLNFSGFSVTIPHKQEAVQVADVLDAAVDEIGAANTLFKHGAEWQATNTDCDAIEQTVIDGLKKLPNRTPEIADKRVLVLGAGGAARAAVQAMLHHGARVVISNRSPTRGQQLAGEMECMFLQWENRSIEEYDVLINCTPVGMYPEVDETPFFDHWMRESTLVFDTVYNPENTLLLKQARERGCVTASGVEMFVRQAARQFEIFTGQAAPREYMEETMRRAMTVGSR
- a CDS encoding shikimate kinase; this translates as MVITLIGYRGSGKSVVAGLLADMLDLSSIDSDDVIEARAGRSIAEIFAQDGEPEFRRIEQDVIRDLTGQDALIIAAGGGAILDLQNRQRMKESGPVVWLQASVPQLARRIRQDQSTANRRPSLTGQSVEDEIETVLTVRFPLYADASTIRINTDGLSPDQVATEIRSQLSAEGRCS
- a CDS encoding A24 family peptidase; the protein is MNDTHLIVVLTVFTAGCVVGRWLYRCVLRFPEHYPLKDQLFSLCHEGDCRSCRSKEAGLQHLPLISWLLDGRCRKCRRKMDPRRPLMELLTGLLLAWLYWVEIPDYTDLVVQNSGLWTRERPPGPEIVNSLWSPLFWLHLRYLVHAVMLCGLMVATVIDFEQCIIPDGCTVPAMIFAVLLSFAAGQTWIVPLWFQDTSTANAIRRFLPEVLQGIIFEWDAVKFAIAHPHWHGLLVSLAGLLAGAGIVWLVRAIGFWTLKQEAMGDGDVVLMALIGSVVGWQPVLVVFMMAIILGVIPGLTMSWLRRDSQGPVHFPFGPWLSLAALLLLLAWQTIWPNAKAMFDFGLVLILFGLTGFLGMAVMLRVVYLVKFRLGIAGPQLEAENDWSSADHLNYYGAERPDEQTGLWAIPQWPGGRSGRGLKHNHDWRNPNQ